The sequence tcagaTTTATTTCACGATTTGATATCATAAAGTTTTCACTTACATGCATTTTAATCCTGTTCTATTATACAATTGTTATTTTCCTTCGCGTTCACTTTCACTTTTTTGTATTACCGCCGACTTTGAGAAAAATTATGACCGTTGGCTCAAGTCGAACAACTGCCGCTGACAGAAATATATTTATTGCactataaaaataaaacatagtcGTGTGTAAAAAACAACCCAGATTATATGATTAATGATACTTTTACTACAGATTATTTTTCATTCATCATTCTAGTAATCATTATTGCAACATCTATAATCCGACAATAATTTTGTATGATCAGGTCGGTAAATGTATTAATCATATGATTTCACATGTATCATACAGTTAATGATGATCGAACGTGGAATAAAAAATGTATAATAATAACCGTTCAGCCTACGATTTATTTCTATGCGGGCGGGTATATCTTGATTAGATTTGCTCTACTGTTGTTCGTTCATTACTATGATAATATCACATGATAACACAGATTCAGATTCATACTGACATTTCCAAACAATTTGATCAATGCTGATTTTATTCTATAATAATTATGAATAATTATTTAATTctatatattattattaatattatatACTAGTTATTATTTAATTCTGGCATCCCTGCCATTTTGAGAGCTGAAGAACTCATTTTCCTATAACTGTTCTACATTTTGACAGGGTACATCCTTCGAACAGTTCGAAAGTCGCTCAGCAAATTTGCGCGCCTGGACGAGCGCTGGTGGCGCCAGGCGATAATGAGTCACGTGTTTCCGATGTAAAACAAAATGGAAAGCGGGTATCGGATGCTAAAGAAAATAACGTCATCAAACATATGCAATCAAGTTCCGATTCCGAGagcgatgacgatgatgataatGCTTTGCCTAAAATTTTCCTTGAACTAGAATCCGTAACCAGAAAAGATGGTACCGTCGATGACATTCCGACCCCCAAGAGAAAGCGAATTCgcaaaagaaaatcaaaaaagaaaaaggaggacTCTCCACAGAAAGTTGTAGTTAAAACCTACGGAAAGGGTAAAGTTCCTTCTATCATACAGGAAAACGGAGCTGCTCCCAATCACATTCGATTTAGTAAAGATGACTCTCATGAAGATAATGGTGATAATCCGGCTAAAGATGAGCCGTACCGTAATCTTAATAAAACAACGATTGCTCGAGTTGTAAAAGCTGCCTTACAGCATTCAGACCCTATAATTCTGAACGATGAAACCCCTCCTATCCCAGATTACGTAGATGATGTCAACATGGACGACACCGTGATCAATTCCCATCGTAAATTGAAAACTCGCAAGCCGAAAAAACAGCTAGAAGTAAAACAGGAACTTATAGATACCAACACAAAGCGTGCTGCTTCTCCCACGTGGGACACCGAGTTGGACGAGGCAAAGGAAAAGTTCCTGTCCGAGTACACCGGCGAAGAGTTCTGGTTGACCCTTCGGGAGGCACTGGACAATTTTCCCGCTATTAGTATCCCAAGCACGAATGACGTTATTGCCTACAGCGTCAGTTCGGAACATGATCAGACATCTTATCTGGCGTTTGTGGAGCGTGCTATCGACGGTGATAGCGATGCCAGCCCGGCACTGAAATTGTCGCTCCGCAGACTGAACACAACGCCGTCAAATGGTGCGTCGATAATGTACACGTTGGATCAGCTCACGGGAATCAGGCTCGTTGCAACTTATCAGCCGTAAACGATGGCAGGTAAGTGTAGTGTGGTTGAAGATTGAAAAGAATCAAACAATGCTCTGAACAGGTGAGACATTCAATAAAACTCGTAAGTACGTAGACTTATGCATGACGATTGACGAACGATTTATTTGGAAAGAAAAAGTATTCCCAAAGAACATTACATCACATTACATTTAGCTTCTTTTTAATGAACCATATTTCTTTAATCTCCATTAGAGAGACTTGAAGTCTTAGGGTTGCGGCTTGCTCTATAAGAACCATCTAGCGTTGACGCTTCATTTTCGCTTTCCATTTGAGTATTATATATTAATGAATCATTCATTTACAGTGAACATTATTTAAATGAAGTGGCTGACACATGTGATGGAATGTACAATATACTCGCTTATCGCTTTTTGGCTATTTTCAACTAAGAGTCAGTTTCTGCTTATCTAATCGATGACGAATTGGCTGAGGTTTCTGGTGATGATCTAAACTGGTTGTTGCTTTTGAAGAGGTCTTGAAACGACTTGGCAATGATGCAACGCAGGTTGGATTTTCGGCCGGCGAAAATAGCCTGATGCAGAAGGGAAGTGCAAGGAGATAATCGACTTGGTCGTAGAGGCACCTGAGCCTATCAGAAAACGAAGGACTGCGGTACGGAATgttccattaattacgtaaggcaaaaattggccattgcAAAAACcgccctcccccctatgtcacactttttgtatgaagtatgaTCGTTTAAGGTGACTCTGGGAGGCActaaacaccgtgttatttttcctatctttcgtctctttctagcattatcacctcgcaactttggagcggcgtatttcggttttcagttgtttaatgtacaggggttaggcaaaatgattgatataggcaaaatttggcccaaattcaaatcctcataactttttgaaaaattgatgaaattggacaaaattgGAAGCATTCgacagcaaatttagtcaagatttaggaacatgtgcgatcacgaatactggccaccggacaccggagatgttccggattttcggaggccatgtcaaaaacacattttttctgccgctcgtatttttgtgtggtttgaagttacatcgataaacactattttcctagaaactagatcttattgaaaattgaatgcgggctgttgcgctaagatccgttgaaaaatatccgagatatggccatttcagtgaacctggttccggatactatggtcaattatgtatatccttccaatcacgtatatattatccggtaccatatcaatattggtatcaaacttcaagatttttcatggagatgcttcaggaagcatatgcaggacgatcagttgccctgaccactctgtggtaggttccaggtgccccgggggaagtggccaatttgaaaaacgttcagaaccctatcaatatgggtatcaaacttcaagatttttcatggagatgcttcaggaagcatattcaggacgatcagttgacCTGACCACTCtatggtaggttccaggtgccccggggaggtggccaatttgaaaaacgttcagaaccgtatcaatatgggtatcaaacttcaagatttttcatggagatgcttcaggaagcatattcaggacgatcagttgccctgaccactctgtggtaggttccaggtgccccgggggaagtggacaatttgaaaaacgttcagaaccctatcaatatgggtatcaaacttcaagatttttcatggagatgcttcaggaagcatattcaggacgatcagttgacCTGACCACTCtatggtaggttccaggtgccccggggaggtggccaatttgaaaaacgttcagaaccgtatcaatatgggtatcaatcctcaagatttttcatgaagatgctttaggaagcatattcaggatgatcagttgctctgaccactctgtagtaggttcaaggtgccccgggggaagtggccaatttgaaaaacgttcagaaccctatcaatatgggtatcaaacctcaagatttttcgaggtgctacttttaaatgcattttagaaccagcagctgacatgaccactctgtagtaggttccaggtgtcctggggaagtggccaatttgcaaaatgttcgaaaccatatcaaaatgagcatcaaagttcaaggtttttcatggagatgcttttggactctcctgtcgaatagagttcgccgcagcacgaagttgaccatctacaaaacactcattaggctggtctgcctctatggccacgaaagttggatgttgctggcgaaggaccaacgcgcccttggagtttccgaatagaaggtgttgcggactatttatggtggggtgcagatggaataCAATGGAGGTGGTGATGGAggtcaatgaaccacgagttgtacatgttaggagaactacccacacggtacaattttggcggttacgatgggccgggcaagaagccagaatgtcagacgataacccgattgagatgatgcttcgataataatccaaccggtacaagaagaagatgcgtgcagcggtcacggtggatcgaccaagtggAACGCGACCTGCGGATCTttcgcaaaaatgaaaaacagacgTCATATTCAGGATTTGTCATCATATCAACAAATACCTTGTCTTTCAAAACAATTTGATAATCGGCAGGTATAGCACCCCACACAATTGCTAAGTCATGCTTGCGACCTGCTGCCATTGATGGCAGGCCATCTTacacttggtcgatccaccgtgaccgcatcgcgccccttcttcttgtaccggtcggatcattatcgagcaccatctcaatcgggttgtcgtctgacattctggctacatgcccggcccaccgtaaccgacaaaattgtaccatgtggtagttctcctaacagttacaactcgtggttcattggcctccaccaccacctccattggcttccatctgcaccccaccataaacaGTCCGAaacaccttccattcggaaactccaagggcgcgttggtccttcgccagcaacatccaactttcgtggccatagaggccgaccagtctaatgagcgttttgtagatggtcaacttcgtgcggcggcgaactctattcgacaggagagtccaaaagcatctccatgcaaaaccttgaactttgataatgagtattgagtatttgatatggtttcgaacattttgcaaattggccacttccccaagacacctggaacctactactagtggtcatgacagctgctggttctaaaatgcattaagaagtatcacctcgaaaaatcttgaagtttgatacccatattgatagggttctgaacgtttttcaaattggccatttcccccggggcacctggaacctactacagagtggtcagagcaactgatcatcctgaatatgcttcctgaagcatctccatgaaaaatcttgaagtt comes from Armigeres subalbatus isolate Guangzhou_Male chromosome 2, GZ_Asu_2, whole genome shotgun sequence and encodes:
- the LOC134212504 gene encoding uncharacterized protein LOC134212504; this encodes MQRYQLNLSDFFTDHRQKVFVGKRDKWKRISCLTKHVRCVFGLNQIFITNDDGVLFMEEDNLDVIRESDLLRVHPSNSSKVAQQICAPGRALVAPGDNESRVSDVKQNGKRVSDAKENNVIKHMQSSSDSESDDDDDNALPKIFLELESVTRKDGTVDDIPTPKRKRIRKRKSKKKKEDSPQKVVVKTYGKGKVPSIIQENGAAPNHIRFSKDDSHEDNGDNPAKDEPYRNLNKTTIARVVKAALQHSDPIILNDETPPIPDYVDDVNMDDTVINSHRKLKTRKPKKQLEVKQELIDTNTKRAASPTWDTELDEAKEKFLSEYTGEEFWLTLREALDNFPAISIPSTNDVIAYSVSSEHDQTSYLAFVERAIDGDSDASPALKLSLRRLNTTPSNGASIMYTLDQLTGIRLVATYQP